The following is a genomic window from Labeo rohita strain BAU-BD-2019 unplaced genomic scaffold, IGBB_LRoh.1.0 scaffold_915, whole genome shotgun sequence.
atattttaaacattaaaaacaataaccCGCACAGGGTATGTTTCTGTATGGAAGAGAGTtttatatttcagctatttgATCACACCGGCATCTCAAGTGTACATATTCACTGCAAACAGCACAGCCTGTtcgttcattattaaaataaaacacagactCACCCAAACAGATAAAAAAGTTAGACTAATCAATTTAAAAAGTCTGTATTATTTTGTGCCGTACACTGTGAGCATCCAATCCACTGctgcacatttttgttcactatgattttttttcacgtCAATATTTTCACGTATAAATTTTTGGTCTGTTCTAGGTTCTAGGTTAAATGTAAAGGATTTGTTGTAGAGTGCagggaactaaaatagcctaggcTATGTCTGTTTATAATGTTGGTATTATACGCTGTAAGCCTGCTggtagaattatttctgaatttaataaaatgcgACTAATAGGCTACAtgacttatttgttttatttttcctttttaaaaactttaaattatgtttagcatgtttatttaaacatgcagaaaacaaattaaccatggttttattattttattaataagggtattaatattaatatatttattagtattaatagcatttattaatatcgAATTGGGCCTCCATTGTCACTGTTTTAGTACAGTAGGCCACATTAAGTGTTTTAGAATGTTCCAAAATTGTGCCTTAAACTAGCAATTAAAGATCTTgactgtatttctataatagGCCTACTTGAGtcaaagttcaaaataaaacactatgaaCCACTCCATTGTGAACATACGGTGCTGAGTAAACAGTAAGTGTTTATACGAACTCAGCTGGTTTTGCGATAGAATGCAAAAATCTTTGGGAGGGAACACAAAAATCTTTGCGAGAGAATGCAAAATTTGTCAAGGGAACGCAAAATTTCTCAAGCGAACgtaaaagttttgcgagggaatgcaaagttttgcgagggaatgcaaagtttctcgagggaacacaaaagttttgcgagagaacacAAACGTTTTGCAcgggaacgcaaagtttctcaagggaacgcaaatgttttgcaagagaacataaacattttttttctccctccctTATATTTTCcccaccaccatgtcccttCCAGGTCTCTGTAAGTTccatttagaattttatttattttactcccTAATCAATCAGCCATTTCAATATGGCGTACTGCATCAAAAGACCACAGAACTGGAATTGGAGAATCATCTGTTAAGGTCAGAAtcctaaatatttaaagtgtaatttgcATCACTTGCCTTGCTCTTCTTCGACACGGTCTTGTGACAGATACCACAAACACCTGACTTATCTAAAACACAGAGGAAACATATTTGCTGCACTGTTACTCTTTCAACAGGAAACAACCAATATAaaactctctctctatatatacagTGCATAGTACTTACCAAGTGAACTGAAGAGAAACAATCCCAGTCGCTCCCTCTCTTGCTGTACAGATGAACATGCAAGATACCCCTCTGCACCTCCTAGAAAGGCCTCAGCAAACTAAAGGTGTTCCAAAAAGAATGATGAATTTAATGTCACAGCTGCAAAATCACcaataaaaacagtatcataAGAAATTACACAACAGTGTCATGatcttaaaaatgcataatgatTTGTAACAGTAGTAGTattaatgataatgatgatgataataataacgatattattaacaacaataaagtaaaatcatTTTACCACAGCTGTGAAAACACCACAGGAAACACTGTCATTCTGAAGGGCATGGCTCCTCTTGGTCATTTTCCATGGCCCCTGGAAGCCTTTTGATGCAGCAAATGTGCTGCAATGTAGTTAAAGataaaaatgtgtaaagtaGATGTGCAAAACAAAGttagtatgtttatttatttattttataaattggtACCTCCAGTTTTctgctattttattatattgctcATCCTGCTCCCCAAGTGAATTTAGATACATTAAAGTACGATCCACCAGATTGCAgtgctaaaacaaacaaactaattatttttaataattatttaaaaaaatatatttttgtaagaaatatgTTTCAATGGGAACCTATATGCATGAAATGtctaatatatacacattactACTTGcagcaaaacatgttttataaataagTGACTTACAAAAAAAGTCCAGTGATTCCCACCCTCCAAATAGGGACCAACAATCTCCTTTTTGTTATCAAAGATGTTCCtcttaaaagaaaacaaatatgaatGTTTGCATTTGATTTAGTGTGAGCAAATGAGACTAGCAAGAAATGTATCTACATTGGTGCTACCTGTAATACTGGTAAGACCTGTGAGTTTTGTTGGGGAAACTTTTACCTTGATAAAATAATGACTCCTTGCCCTTGTTTCACCATCTAATATCTGATTCAAAGTGTGCGTGTTGATTGCTACAACATCTGGTCgcttctaaataaaaataataataaatacataataattaaaatgaataaatcctAAAAgtctacaaatattttaaacaaatgcacatgaaaaaaatgtgtgcgTTTATTAGCAACCTTCCTCCTGGAGTGCACTGGGCATGCAGTGTTTAGTGTTTCAGACAAACCAGTTGCAGCTCATTACAATACAAAAGGCTATCTGAATGTCCAACTCCTAGGTAAGCAGTGGGCTCTCACCCCTTAACCTAAATTCACTACTTCAGACTTATGTGACCTCTAGAAGCTGCAAATGAACAGTGCATTATAGTGCCATCCCAAACAGGCACAAAATCGCTTTCACAGTCTTTGACATTAACTGCTCCCTCCTGGTGGAATGGCCTGCCCAACTCATTGCAAGTCCTTAGCCATCTTCAAGAAACAGCTAAAGACTCTCTACCATCTACACTTGAACTTGTAATACAAGCactatatttctattttgtctacttgttttctttttatttattaaaatacctaACCCTCTAACACTTGCACTATCTgttctatttctgttttatctggatgttttctttttatttattaaaaaaaaaactatgaaccATCAAACACATGCCTTCTCTaatctatttctattttactactttcttttcttttctttcttttttttttttaataaaaataaagtactgCATTAGACTAACCAAGACTTGTCACAACACCTACATaatattgctcttttgttggttttgattggttctattgtcctcatttgtaaggtgtatctgttgcccttttgcattattgatgcattatttcctatttaatactgtacagccactttgtcacaattctgtattgttaaaagcactatataaataaaggtgacttgacttgactataTATTCACAATATATGATAAATATTGAACCACACCTACACTCAAATGTGTTAGATTTGTGTTACCACAGATAATATGTAGGATGACACAGCACTCAAGGAAGA
Proteins encoded in this region:
- the LOC127162372 gene encoding uncharacterized protein LOC127162372, translating into MNVLQIMKSGRLHGSRTDIGRVGPYPVYVESFESLVEDNRVSDEIMDALFHLFTMKRPDVVAINTHTLNQILDGETRARSHYFIKRNIFDNKKEIVGPYLEGGNHWTFFHCNLVDRTLMYLNSLGEQDEQYNKIAENWSTFAASKGFQGPWKMTKRSHALQNDSVSCGVFTAVFAEAFLGGAEGYLACSSVQQERERLGLFLFSSLDKSGVCGICHKTVSKKSKASDANYTLNI